In the Flagellimonas sp. HMM57 genome, one interval contains:
- the bshC gene encoding bacillithiol biosynthesis cysteine-adding enzyme BshC: MEVDCIPFKETGYFSKLICDYLAQKEDLIPFFNRFPSLKNFEGQLKEKTSNYPASNRKILVDALNRQYKDFQISDATAEKITSLKHEKTFTVVTGHQLNLFTGPLYFLFKIISTINLTEQLKDRYPEHDFVPVYWMATEDHDFDEINYFNFNGQKVQWNKDAFGAVGSLSTEGLDSVMDTFASQIGNTDNANRLKSLFKRTYIEHSNLSDATRYLANELFGEYGLVIVDGDDTALKQLLVPFAKKDIIGHEPFHKVSESIDVLSTISSEYTIQVNPREINYFYLLDGIRERIVKKDENFYVNNTEIEFSQSELLEELEKHPERFSPNVIARPLYQEIILPNLCYIGGGGELAYWLELKSYFETMDVTFPMLLLRNSALLISEKQSKKIENLDLKVSDLFLKQNSFINKKIREISNIDIDFAPQKKHLEAQFQNLYQLAEQTDATFIGAVKAQEVKQKNGLDALEKRLLKAQKRKLKDHVVRMTDIQNELFPNASLQERQLNFSTLYLEFGEQLIPSLMESLDPLINKFLILKTS, encoded by the coding sequence ATGGAAGTAGATTGTATCCCTTTTAAAGAAACTGGTTATTTTTCCAAACTTATTTGCGATTATCTTGCTCAAAAAGAAGATCTTATCCCTTTTTTTAATAGATTTCCCAGCCTCAAAAATTTTGAAGGCCAATTGAAAGAGAAAACATCCAATTATCCCGCATCCAACAGAAAAATTTTGGTCGATGCCCTAAACCGACAGTACAAAGATTTTCAAATTTCAGATGCGACTGCAGAAAAGATTACTTCGCTTAAACATGAAAAAACATTCACGGTAGTTACGGGGCATCAGTTAAATCTATTTACCGGTCCGCTATATTTTTTATTCAAGATTATTTCTACCATAAACCTAACAGAGCAACTGAAAGATAGATATCCAGAACATGATTTTGTACCTGTGTATTGGATGGCCACCGAAGATCATGATTTTGATGAGATCAATTACTTTAACTTTAATGGACAAAAGGTTCAATGGAACAAGGATGCTTTTGGAGCTGTTGGTTCTTTAAGTACTGAAGGACTCGACTCTGTCATGGATACTTTTGCTTCCCAAATAGGAAATACGGACAATGCGAATAGACTAAAATCATTGTTCAAGAGGACATATATAGAACATTCAAACCTTTCAGACGCTACGCGTTACTTGGCGAACGAGCTTTTTGGTGAATATGGATTGGTCATTGTTGATGGTGATGATACCGCGCTAAAGCAATTATTGGTTCCCTTTGCCAAAAAAGATATTATTGGTCATGAGCCTTTCCATAAAGTTTCTGAATCCATAGATGTCTTGTCCACTATTTCTTCAGAGTACACTATTCAAGTCAACCCTAGGGAAATCAATTACTTTTATCTTTTGGACGGGATTCGGGAGCGTATCGTAAAAAAAGACGAAAATTTCTATGTAAATAATACCGAAATTGAGTTTTCCCAAAGTGAATTGCTTGAAGAGCTTGAAAAGCATCCTGAAAGATTTTCGCCCAATGTTATTGCCCGTCCATTATATCAAGAAATAATTCTTCCAAATCTATGCTATATTGGAGGGGGAGGGGAACTGGCCTATTGGTTGGAATTGAAATCCTATTTTGAAACTATGGATGTTACTTTTCCCATGCTCCTGCTCAGAAATTCAGCGCTATTGATTTCCGAAAAACAGTCGAAAAAGATTGAAAACCTAGATTTGAAGGTGTCTGACCTTTTTTTAAAACAGAACAGTTTTATCAATAAAAAGATTCGGGAAATTTCGAATATCGATATTGATTTTGCACCTCAAAAGAAGCATTTGGAAGCACAGTTCCAGAATCTTTACCAGCTTGCGGAACAAACCGACGCTACCTTTATTGGTGCCGTAAAAGCCCAAGAAGTAAAGCAAAAAAATGGACTGGATGCTTTGGAGAAAAGATTGCTCAAAGCACAAAAACGAAAATTGAAAGATCATGTGGTACGCATGACCGATATCCAAAACGAACTCTTTCCCAATGCATCTTTACAAGAACGGCAACTTAATTTTTCGACCCTGTATCTGGAGTTTGGAGAACAACTTATTCCAAGCTTAATGGAAAGCTTAGATCCGTTAATAAATAAGTTTCTCATATTAAAAACCTCTTGA
- a CDS encoding M14 family metallopeptidase, whose protein sequence is MTRILLSLLILTSYSIFAQQLKSPSEFLGYELGTEFSRHYEVVDYYEYLAKEAPDRIKLTVYGKTTERRPLLLAYVSSATNISNLENIRKEHLKDTKGTGDTSKAIVWLSYNVHGNESVGTEASMQTIYDLLTSKNSYLENTVVIIDPCINPDGRDRYVNWYNQYKNSPYQVDPNSKEHHESWWSGRSNHYMFDLNRDWAWLTQVESQQRIEVYNKWLPHVHVDFHEQGVDNPYYFAPAAEPYHEVITDFQRDFQVTLGKNHAKYFDENGWFYFTKEIFDLFYPSYGDTYPTYNGAIGMTYEQGGSGRGGLGVLTRIGDTLTLKDRIAHHHTTGMSTVEVSSKNADKLNTEFRKFYQNRNFKYKSYVLNGNEDNIEALKNLLTKHDIEFRNATNGSVKGFSYNSGSTGTISTSENSLVVSTNQTKGTLVKVLFEPNAKLSDSLTYDITAWSLPYAYGLNGIASSSTVTNGNQKAVQEIQSNDFINPDTYAYITDWDSMKDARFLAALLKEGIRVRKADHPFSIEGKSFERGSLIITKSDNQNKANFIETLKNASKKFNKKIIGSKTGFVDSGKDFGSPYVKMITKPKIAVLSGKPTSTLRFGEIWHFFEQQLEYPLSVIDSDYMDKIDLNDYHVFVLPDGSYGTMFNEKQLKKLQGWVKNGGKLIAFGGAIDAIDGEKGFSIKKNKVVKDSTKNTPKPHMNTQRERIKKAITGAIFKTKVDNTHPLAYGYEKEYFTLKLGSSSYDYLKSGNAVYLEKDTKPVSGFAGSEAQKKVGNSLIFGAEQYGKGQVIYMVDNPLFRGFWENGKLFFANALFMVN, encoded by the coding sequence ATGACTAGAATTTTACTATCGCTTCTTATACTGACTTCTTATTCAATATTCGCACAACAATTAAAGTCGCCTTCAGAGTTCTTGGGCTATGAGCTTGGCACCGAATTTTCCAGACATTACGAAGTTGTGGACTACTATGAGTATTTGGCCAAAGAAGCACCAGATAGGATAAAACTCACCGTCTATGGCAAAACCACTGAACGTAGACCCCTATTGCTTGCCTATGTTTCGTCTGCAACTAATATATCCAATCTGGAAAATATCAGAAAAGAACACCTAAAGGATACGAAAGGAACGGGAGATACATCCAAAGCAATCGTTTGGCTAAGTTATAATGTGCATGGTAACGAAAGTGTCGGTACAGAAGCTTCCATGCAGACCATTTACGACTTGTTGACTTCTAAAAATTCCTATTTGGAAAATACGGTCGTTATTATAGATCCTTGCATCAATCCAGATGGCCGCGACCGTTACGTAAATTGGTACAATCAATATAAAAATTCACCCTATCAAGTGGACCCCAACAGCAAAGAGCACCATGAGAGTTGGTGGAGCGGTCGAAGCAATCATTATATGTTCGATTTAAACAGGGATTGGGCATGGTTGACCCAGGTTGAAAGCCAACAACGCATAGAAGTATACAACAAGTGGCTGCCCCATGTACATGTGGATTTTCATGAGCAGGGCGTAGACAATCCATACTATTTTGCGCCCGCAGCGGAGCCTTATCATGAAGTCATCACCGATTTTCAACGTGATTTTCAAGTGACTTTGGGAAAAAACCATGCAAAATATTTTGATGAAAATGGTTGGTTTTATTTCACAAAAGAAATTTTTGACTTGTTCTACCCAAGTTACGGAGATACCTACCCTACCTATAATGGAGCTATTGGAATGACCTACGAACAAGGCGGAAGTGGTCGTGGAGGCCTTGGAGTACTGACAAGAATCGGAGACACGTTAACGCTTAAGGATAGAATAGCCCACCATCACACCACGGGAATGTCCACTGTAGAAGTTTCATCCAAAAATGCCGATAAATTAAATACTGAGTTCAGGAAATTTTATCAGAATCGAAATTTTAAATATAAAAGCTATGTCCTTAATGGGAATGAGGATAACATTGAAGCGCTAAAGAATTTATTGACCAAACATGACATTGAATTTAGAAACGCAACCAATGGTTCGGTCAAAGGATTTAGCTATAACTCTGGAAGTACCGGTACTATTTCGACATCTGAAAACAGTCTGGTAGTGTCCACCAATCAGACCAAAGGAACCTTGGTAAAGGTCTTGTTTGAACCCAATGCCAAACTTAGCGATTCACTCACCTATGATATTACAGCCTGGTCGCTTCCCTACGCATATGGTCTGAACGGAATAGCCAGTAGTTCCACAGTTACTAATGGAAATCAAAAAGCAGTACAAGAAATACAATCAAATGATTTTATAAATCCAGATACCTATGCCTATATAACAGATTGGGACAGTATGAAAGATGCCCGTTTCTTGGCTGCATTATTAAAGGAAGGCATACGAGTTAGAAAGGCTGACCATCCATTTTCCATAGAGGGAAAATCCTTTGAACGAGGAAGCTTGATTATTACCAAGTCGGACAATCAGAATAAGGCCAATTTTATCGAGACCTTAAAAAATGCCTCTAAAAAGTTCAATAAAAAAATTATCGGTTCAAAAACAGGGTTTGTCGATTCAGGAAAAGATTTTGGTTCTCCTTATGTTAAAATGATTACCAAGCCTAAAATCGCGGTTTTATCGGGAAAACCGACCTCAACCTTACGTTTTGGAGAAATTTGGCACTTTTTCGAGCAACAATTGGAGTATCCGCTTTCTGTAATCGATAGCGACTATATGGATAAAATAGATTTGAACGACTATCACGTTTTTGTGTTACCAGATGGAAGTTATGGTACAATGTTCAATGAAAAACAACTAAAGAAACTACAAGGTTGGGTCAAAAATGGCGGTAAACTTATTGCCTTTGGTGGAGCCATTGATGCAATAGACGGAGAAAAAGGGTTTAGTATCAAGAAAAACAAGGTAGTGAAAGACTCTACTAAAAATACTCCGAAACCACATATGAATACGCAAAGGGAGCGAATTAAAAAAGCCATAACCGGAGCAATTTTCAAAACCAAGGTGGATAATACCCATCCCTTAGCTTACGGATACGAAAAAGAATACTTTACTTTAAAATTGGGAAGTTCCAGTTATGATTATCTTAAAAGTGGAAATGCCGTGTACCTTGAGAAAGACACTAAACCTGTTTCTGGTTTTGCAGGAAGCGAAGCTCAAAAAAAAGTAGGCAATTCTCTAATTTTTGGAGCGGAACAATATGGAAAAGGCCAAGTCATCTATATGGTGGACAATCCTTTGTTTAGAGGCTTTTGGGAGAACGGCAAATTATTTTTCGCAAATGCATTGTTCATGGTAAATTAG
- a CDS encoding carboxypeptidase-like regulatory domain-containing protein, with product MLTSIHTFTKKRPEPLLLLLFAWIVCTANVFALQQEDNASNDFNQYKGEVIDKSSKKPLVFATLAVEGTNISTITNTEGSFLLKIPKSMTTGTVIVSFLGYKSQSIELSELEPNKNKIALTISVTELSGVNVNVPKDAGALVRETLARKGNNYFEDPTLMTAFYRETIKKRRKNVSLSEAVVNIYKTPYNSQRKDAVELYKARKSTDYSKLDTVALKLQGGPFNTLYVDVMKYPEYIFAPEYLSDYRFTFSRSTRINDKLIYVVKFEQRETIPEPLYAGELFIDVENKTLTSAIYSLNITDKDKAAKLFVRRKPANVNVWPTEVAYRVDYREKGGKWYYGYSNVLMEFKVNWKNKLFNSVYSMTAEMAVTDWEKNLDGKLPKNRERLKKSIILSDEAIGFSDPDFWGEYNIIEPEKSIESAIKKIQRQLRRSKSNGSSASKP from the coding sequence ATGTTAACATCTATACACACTTTCACAAAAAAAAGACCTGAGCCATTATTGCTTTTGCTGTTCGCATGGATAGTATGCACTGCTAATGTGTTTGCACTTCAACAAGAAGATAATGCTTCGAACGATTTCAATCAATACAAGGGCGAAGTAATAGATAAGTCCTCTAAAAAACCTTTGGTATTCGCTACACTTGCGGTAGAGGGAACGAATATCAGTACCATAACCAATACCGAAGGGAGTTTTCTTTTAAAGATTCCCAAAAGTATGACTACGGGAACCGTAATAGTTTCTTTCTTGGGTTACAAAAGCCAAAGTATCGAGCTATCTGAGTTGGAACCTAACAAAAACAAAATAGCACTTACAATTTCGGTAACCGAACTTTCTGGTGTGAACGTTAATGTACCAAAAGATGCCGGGGCTTTGGTAAGGGAAACTTTGGCAAGAAAAGGAAATAATTACTTTGAAGACCCTACATTGATGACGGCCTTTTATAGAGAGACCATCAAAAAGAGAAGAAAAAACGTTTCTCTATCAGAAGCAGTGGTAAATATCTATAAAACGCCATACAATTCACAACGCAAAGACGCCGTTGAACTCTATAAGGCTAGAAAAAGTACGGATTATAGCAAACTGGATACCGTTGCCCTCAAATTACAGGGAGGACCCTTCAATACATTGTATGTTGATGTCATGAAATATCCTGAGTATATTTTTGCACCAGAATACTTATCTGACTACAGATTCACTTTTAGTCGTTCCACAAGGATTAACGATAAATTGATTTATGTTGTCAAATTCGAGCAACGGGAAACTATTCCCGAACCTTTGTATGCTGGAGAGCTATTTATAGATGTGGAAAATAAGACCCTTACCAGTGCAATTTATTCCCTCAACATAACCGATAAGGACAAAGCGGCCAAACTATTTGTTCGCAGAAAACCTGCTAACGTTAATGTATGGCCAACCGAAGTTGCTTATCGAGTTGATTATAGGGAAAAAGGAGGCAAATGGTATTATGGATACAGCAATGTTTTAATGGAATTCAAAGTAAACTGGAAGAATAAGTTATTTAATTCCGTTTATAGCATGACGGCAGAAATGGCCGTTACCGACTGGGAAAAGAACCTAGATGGAAAGTTGCCAAAAAATAGGGAAAGACTCAAGAAGTCCATTATTTTAAGTGATGAAGCCATAGGTTTCTCCGACCCCGACTTTTGGGGCGAGTACAATATCATTGAACCTGAAAAGTCAATAGAGTCTGCCATTAAAAAGATACAACGCCAGCTGCGAAGGTCTAAATCCAATGGTAGTAGTGCATCAAAACCATAA
- a CDS encoding LD-carboxypeptidase yields MIKRRRFINLTALLSATAVLPNVAFSEKNSTNENPRLLAKRLKKGDTIGLIAPGYAVKPHILEEIKTTLKEMGFIPFHTDRIHGNHGYFSDTDEERATDLNEMFANTKVDAILCARGGYGCTRIMQMIDYENIKLNPKILIGFSDVTALLNGIQKETGLITFHGPVGSTLDDDYSKHEFSNSLIHPKYPQVIANVTLEDEEMINDVEYERYTITSGQAAGKLVGGSLTLVNALIGTPHEIDFTDTIVCLEDVEEAPYRIDRMLTQLIEGPSFKKAKGIVFGVCAGCNSSSNSKSFTLKEVILDRIAPLNIPAAYGMSFGHVPNNFTFPIGVNASWDSDKMTLKILEKAVH; encoded by the coding sequence ATGATTAAAAGAAGAAGATTCATCAATTTGACCGCTTTGCTATCGGCAACAGCAGTGCTACCAAATGTTGCTTTTTCAGAAAAGAACAGCACAAATGAAAATCCTAGATTGCTTGCCAAACGATTGAAAAAAGGAGATACCATTGGCCTTATTGCTCCAGGTTATGCCGTTAAACCCCATATACTTGAAGAAATAAAGACAACGCTAAAAGAAATGGGGTTTATTCCTTTCCATACCGATCGCATTCATGGTAATCATGGCTATTTTAGCGATACTGATGAAGAAAGGGCAACTGACCTCAACGAAATGTTTGCAAATACAAAGGTGGATGCGATTCTATGTGCTAGAGGCGGATATGGTTGTACGCGCATCATGCAAATGATAGATTACGAAAACATTAAATTAAATCCCAAAATACTGATAGGCTTCAGTGATGTCACTGCACTGTTGAATGGCATACAAAAAGAAACCGGTCTAATTACCTTTCATGGTCCTGTTGGCAGTACGCTTGATGACGACTACAGCAAACACGAATTTAGCAACTCGTTAATACATCCCAAATATCCACAGGTCATCGCCAATGTCACCCTTGAAGATGAGGAAATGATAAATGATGTGGAATATGAGCGATATACAATTACCTCAGGGCAAGCTGCCGGAAAATTGGTTGGTGGTAGCCTTACCTTGGTCAATGCACTTATTGGCACCCCTCATGAAATAGATTTTACAGATACCATTGTTTGTCTGGAGGACGTAGAAGAAGCTCCTTATCGAATAGACAGAATGCTGACCCAACTCATTGAAGGACCAAGTTTTAAAAAAGCCAAAGGGATTGTTTTTGGGGTCTGCGCAGGCTGCAATTCAAGTTCAAATTCTAAATCCTTTACATTAAAAGAGGTCATTTTGGACAGAATAGCTCCTTTAAATATTCCAGCGGCCTACGGTATGAGCTTTGGCCATGTACCTAACAACTTTACGTTCCCTATAGGTGTCAATGCTAGCTGGGATTCGGATAAAATGACCTTGAAAATTTTGGAAAAGGCAGTGCATTGA
- a CDS encoding YbjN domain-containing protein, translating to MKNVVPHFKRPIKSKDEPKTDVAHWDKAMDAYDAKNHREALIETINYINSTILQGKDTSGDIEIVQGQGSAEVQMTIKNDTFLVKAPFVKITDDTNKVALFRRVAEINFNPLTLAQIHLLEGALWFEYEMPIALCQPYKVYDVLREISVYADNYDDEFIDKYKADFYQEPRVTPLTETEKEQVWQQISDILEEYKKYSDFFKEKRWDDFQWDIAVLSILKIVNMPYVHGTLRTKLEEYVGNLFNGKIDFKYRIDKGVSFMQKLCAKSKEEFMQDIYHAEAFISLKWRSSTQILQNDAKNMENNVNRYVKDGNNMMLCYYLQYSFLHIIYNFNLEEHHKNAIYDVLEKVSGKELHQAAPILLKTYYGFLDGNTKAIKASKGSKGSKKGLFSKLFG from the coding sequence ATGAAGAACGTAGTACCACACTTTAAAAGACCCATTAAAAGTAAAGATGAACCCAAAACAGATGTTGCGCACTGGGATAAGGCAATGGATGCATACGATGCCAAAAACCATAGAGAAGCATTGATCGAGACCATTAATTATATTAATTCCACGATTTTACAAGGAAAAGATACCAGTGGGGATATTGAAATCGTACAGGGGCAAGGTTCGGCTGAAGTTCAAATGACCATTAAAAATGATACTTTTTTGGTCAAGGCACCATTCGTAAAGATAACAGATGATACCAATAAGGTAGCACTGTTCCGAAGAGTAGCAGAAATCAACTTTAATCCGTTGACTTTGGCACAGATTCATCTTCTTGAAGGTGCATTGTGGTTTGAATATGAAATGCCAATAGCACTGTGCCAACCCTATAAGGTATATGATGTGTTACGGGAAATAAGTGTTTATGCTGACAATTATGACGATGAATTTATAGATAAATACAAAGCTGATTTTTACCAAGAACCAAGGGTAACCCCACTAACGGAAACAGAAAAAGAGCAGGTATGGCAACAAATAAGCGACATTCTGGAAGAGTACAAAAAGTATAGTGATTTCTTTAAAGAAAAGAGATGGGACGATTTTCAGTGGGATATTGCCGTACTTTCCATCTTGAAAATAGTGAACATGCCCTATGTGCATGGAACATTGAGAACCAAATTAGAAGAATATGTGGGCAATCTCTTCAATGGGAAAATCGATTTTAAGTATAGAATAGATAAAGGTGTAAGTTTTATGCAAAAGCTATGTGCAAAATCAAAAGAAGAATTTATGCAGGATATCTATCATGCCGAAGCGTTTATCTCTTTAAAATGGCGCAGTTCCACACAAATACTTCAGAACGATGCCAAGAATATGGAAAACAATGTAAACAGGTATGTGAAGGATGGGAACAATATGATGTTATGTTACTACTTACAATACTCCTTCCTCCATATCATTTATAACTTCAACTTGGAAGAGCACCATAAAAATGCCATCTATGATGTTCTGGAAAAAGTTTCCGGTAAAGAGCTGCATCAAGCCGCCCCTATACTTTTAAAAACCTACTATGGATTTTTAGATGGTAATACAAAAGCGATCAAAGCATCCAAAGGCTCCAAAGGCTCCAAAAAAGGATTGTTCTCAAAACTATTCGGTTAA
- a CDS encoding trypsin-like peptidase domain-containing protein, with product MENIKKSVFKIVTASGTGTGFTVSGYNQVITNYHVVKGEKVVAVEDYKKDRFVANVVMVNPEVDLAFLKIEGFENKETDISLQEEIIVANTQKVFINGYPFGMPYTITEGIVSSSNQPMGNRSYIQTDAAVNPGNSGGPMLNEAGVLIGVTTSKFNNADNVGFGIKHSDLIKEINDFASVENPVYSVKCNSCDSYMEKECEFCANCGNTMDISIWEEFEKSHFAQFVENALTELGINPVLGRAGRDYWEFHQGSALIRIFVFKRDYLVATSPLNNLPKKNIQELMTYLLEKNVDPYYLGIHENKIYISYRAHLSDIFTDHADTVKENLKNLALKADDLDNFFADNYGCEMSIEAKEEI from the coding sequence ATGGAAAATATAAAAAAATCAGTTTTCAAAATTGTGACAGCATCTGGTACCGGTACCGGGTTTACTGTTAGCGGATATAATCAGGTTATTACAAATTACCATGTAGTAAAAGGTGAAAAAGTAGTAGCTGTAGAAGACTATAAAAAAGATAGATTCGTAGCCAATGTGGTCATGGTTAACCCAGAAGTAGATTTAGCTTTTTTAAAAATTGAAGGCTTTGAGAATAAGGAGACCGATATTTCACTTCAAGAAGAAATTATCGTGGCCAATACCCAAAAAGTATTCATAAATGGTTATCCCTTTGGAATGCCCTATACCATAACAGAAGGTATTGTTTCATCTAGCAACCAGCCCATGGGAAACAGAAGTTATATTCAGACCGATGCCGCCGTAAACCCAGGCAACTCTGGGGGGCCAATGTTGAACGAAGCAGGAGTCCTAATCGGAGTAACAACTTCAAAATTCAACAATGCGGATAACGTAGGGTTTGGAATCAAGCATTCAGACTTAATCAAAGAAATAAACGATTTCGCTTCCGTAGAAAACCCAGTTTATAGTGTCAAGTGCAACTCTTGCGATAGCTATATGGAGAAAGAATGTGAGTTTTGTGCGAACTGTGGAAATACCATGGATATTTCCATCTGGGAGGAGTTTGAAAAAAGTCATTTTGCACAATTTGTTGAAAACGCACTTACAGAATTGGGAATAAATCCGGTTTTGGGAAGAGCTGGCAGAGACTATTGGGAATTTCATCAAGGCAGCGCCTTAATTCGGATTTTTGTTTTTAAACGAGATTATTTGGTAGCGACTTCACCATTAAACAATTTACCCAAAAAGAACATTCAAGAATTGATGACCTATTTGCTCGAAAAAAATGTGGACCCCTATTATTTGGGCATACATGAGAATAAAATATACATTTCGTACAGAGCACATCTTTCTGATATTTTCACGGATCATGCAGATACCGTAAAAGAAAATTTGAAGAACTTAGCCCTAAAAGCTGATGATTTGGATAATTTCTTTGCGGACAATTATGGTTGTGAGATGTCTATAGAGGCAAAAGAAGAAATATAA
- the rocD gene encoding ornithine--oxo-acid transaminase — MAVLEHLTSQQAITLENKYGAQNYHPLPVVLSRGEGVFVWDVEGKKYYDFLSAYSAVNQGHCHPKIIGALKSQADNLTLTSRAFYNDILGRYEEFATKFFGYDKLLPMNTGAEAVETALKLARKWAYEKKGIPANQAKIIVCQNNFHGRTISIISASNDPIATENFGPFTPGIVSIRYNDINALQEALLDENVAAFLVEPIQGEAGVYVPDDNYIKEALELCKSKNVLFMADEVQTGIARTGRLLATCGNCSCPDKNCSGTPDVKPDVLILGKAISGGVLPVSAVLANDEIMEVIRPGNHGSTFGGNPLSCAVAIAALEVVRDERLAENAFELGQLFRDEMEKLIEETDLVRLVRGKGLLNAIVINDSEDSSTAWDICMALKENELLAKPTHGNIIRFAPPLVMTKEELLDCIGIISKTLKEFDA; from the coding sequence ATGGCTGTTTTAGAACATTTAACATCGCAACAAGCGATAACATTAGAAAACAAGTACGGCGCACAAAACTATCATCCTTTACCAGTTGTTCTGAGTAGGGGTGAAGGGGTGTTCGTATGGGACGTTGAAGGCAAAAAGTATTATGATTTTTTATCTGCCTACTCGGCAGTAAACCAAGGGCATTGTCACCCTAAAATTATTGGTGCGTTAAAAAGTCAGGCTGACAACTTGACGTTGACTTCCCGTGCATTTTATAACGATATCTTGGGAAGGTACGAAGAATTCGCGACCAAATTTTTTGGCTACGATAAGCTGTTGCCCATGAATACTGGTGCAGAAGCGGTGGAAACTGCATTAAAACTGGCGCGGAAGTGGGCCTATGAGAAGAAGGGTATTCCTGCTAATCAAGCTAAAATTATTGTTTGCCAAAATAATTTCCACGGACGTACTATTTCTATCATATCTGCATCGAACGACCCTATTGCAACAGAGAACTTTGGACCGTTTACCCCAGGTATTGTTTCGATTCGATATAATGATATCAATGCCTTACAAGAAGCATTACTGGATGAAAATGTAGCTGCATTCTTAGTGGAACCTATACAGGGCGAGGCGGGTGTCTATGTTCCCGATGACAACTATATAAAAGAGGCTTTGGAGTTATGTAAATCCAAAAACGTGCTCTTTATGGCTGATGAAGTTCAAACAGGTATTGCCCGTACAGGTAGATTATTGGCTACCTGTGGCAATTGTTCTTGCCCAGATAAAAATTGTTCAGGCACTCCAGATGTAAAACCAGATGTTTTGATTTTGGGAAAAGCTATTTCTGGTGGTGTCCTACCTGTATCTGCTGTTTTGGCCAATGATGAAATTATGGAAGTAATCCGTCCCGGTAATCATGGGTCTACCTTTGGTGGAAATCCGTTATCCTGTGCTGTTGCCATAGCCGCGTTGGAAGTGGTAAGAGATGAACGTTTAGCCGAAAATGCTTTTGAATTAGGCCAGCTGTTTCGTGATGAAATGGAAAAACTGATAGAAGAAACTGATTTGGTGCGTTTGGTTCGAGGTAAAGGCTTGCTCAATGCCATTGTGATCAATGATTCTGAAGATAGCTCTACAGCTTGGGACATATGTATGGCGTTAAAGGAAAATGAGCTTTTGGCCAAACCTACCCATGGTAATATTATACGTTTTGCTCCTCCTTTGGTAATGACCAAAGAAGAGTTGTTGGATTGTATCGGTATCATTTCCAAAACACTCAAAGAGTTTGATGCTTAG
- a CDS encoding DUF6768 family protein, which yields MKNDNEKIDELIKEALTQEEAKFYDELGEQNIFEKLGGVFRGKLGWLAIIMNLVNLIILGLLIFCIVQFLNTNVTNELVEWGTAIFVCLIFMGMIKLFVWMQMDKNDILRELKRLELQIATLSNKKND from the coding sequence ATGAAAAATGACAATGAAAAAATAGACGAGCTTATTAAAGAAGCTTTAACCCAAGAAGAAGCAAAATTTTATGATGAACTTGGCGAACAGAATATTTTTGAAAAACTTGGAGGGGTATTTAGAGGAAAACTGGGATGGTTGGCCATAATAATGAATTTGGTCAATCTCATTATTTTAGGATTACTTATATTCTGTATCGTCCAATTTTTAAATACAAACGTGACAAATGAGCTTGTTGAATGGGGAACAGCAATATTTGTGTGCCTAATCTTTATGGGGATGATAAAACTTTTTGTATGGATGCAAATGGACAAGAATGATATTTTAAGGGAACTTAAACGGTTAGAGCTACAAATTGCAACTTTATCGAATAAAAAGAATGATTGA